The sequence AAGGaacgagaggctgttgtatctcaggagtagaacgccatccaagcctagtgcactgtaaggcggcgaaatctacttcaaggaaagtgaccaacataccacgcctcagcatctcgggttccatttttcctacttttacttttaattttttttattttagcctattactgcctattatttattgaagtagaatagtttagttttatttCTGCTTCAAACATTTTTTGCAACAGAAATACTATAGCTTTTAGACAACCATCAGTTTTCACATCTTTCTCAACCATTACTTGCAATATTTCTATAGTAAtttaatcttttaattttgtgtACGTCTACTGAAGCTTCCACCCCAAAAGCACAGAAGGTTCCCACAAAAGGAATAGCACTGACCAGTGTAAAGAAACAAGTTAGCATTGAAGCTTGCACTCCGAAAGTACAGACGGTTTCTGTATCAGCACCCACCAGTACAAAGAATTTGACGGCTAAAAAAATAGCAAGTTTGATTAAACAGCCATCTGCAGCAAAGCTGAAAACCAAGTCCCCTTCTGTCCAATCTTCAAAATGCACCAAACCTAAAAGTGTAATTAAGTGAGTGTTCAGTTTGCACATATATCATATTTAAAAGATTTTTTGTTTGGGAGGCTCTATAGTTTGGCCTTTTCAATGAAGTAGGTGTCCTGGTGGTGTTGCCACGAAGAATGCTATGGCTACTGTTattgctcaagaaaatcaagccATAAAGAGGCAAAAGCTGGATGATGGAAGATCCAGACAGGTAGTTAGGCCACCTTTTCTATTCAACTTTGAAACTTGACGTTTTTTACTTTATTGTTGATGAAAAGTTTGTTTTAATGCTGTAATCGTCAGATACTCAATGTCAAAACCAGAGTGTTGCCCCACAAGTCAAGACCAGGTTTAACTAGCGGCActgacatattttcatatggttcTAGAGTGTGTCATGAAGACTCATCACTCCGGAAGGTATGTTGATGTAACCATGTGACACATCAATCAGTAGGTACAGCCTGATGATGCAGTACtactttgaactttaaactcacAGATATGTATGTTTTGAAACAGGAAGTAACACCATTCATGTCTACAGCAGAGTTGGTTAAAAAGTTCCAGTCAACGACTAGAGACTTAGATTTCTCTCGTAATAGATCACTTTCACATGTTAGTTACAGACTTTGCCCTCTCTTTTTTCATTAATTTGTTTTATGTATAATGAGCTTTGTAGGGCTACTTCATTTCAAGTAACTAGCTTGATTAATTTGCTCCCTCCTCACATTCTGTCTTTGTCAGCTTAATCTGATTGCATATTTTAAAGTGCAAGTTTATTTCTTTTGGCAGTTCGAAAATTGCAGATCTtagttgatttttttcttttctcctttttttgcgTCATATTTCCTGccatttttttttgtcatttgAGATAAATACAATCTGTGCACAAGAGATAACTTCATACCtcatctctattttttatttaataaccAGTTCTATCTCATAGCTTTTATGCATTGTTGGTTGAAAAATGACAAACTTATTATAGTTTTCCATCTTATTGTTTCATATCTTAAAAATATGTTAGATATAATTTGGAAGTAGTCACAATTGAAAATGTTATATCTAGTTAGGTTTATTACCATCACTTAGGCATTGCTCTAGTTGCAATTGACTGAAATTGTGGACCTGACTGAAAGGTTCACCAACTCCATCTCATATGAGTTTATAGAtttctcaattaattgacagTTTTGTATGGATTGTTGGGCAGTAATTATGGAAGAAAGCAAATTGATTTTCTACTATTGCCATTTGAATATGGTAGTTACTGCTGATAAATGAAGATTATCTCTGGCTGATGATGGACCTTAAGAAATCTTGCAGGGATCATCCCTTAGGCATTGCTCTAGTTACAATTGACTGAAATTGTGGACCTGACTGAAAGGTTGACCAACTCCATCTCTTATGAGTTTATAGATTTTCTCAATTATTTGACAGTTTTGTATGGATTGTTGGGCAGTAATTATGGATGAAAGCAAATTGATTTTCTACTATTGCCATTTGAATATGGTAATTACTACCGATAAATGAAGGTATCTCTGGCTGATGGTGGACCTTAGGAAATCTTTTAGGGATCATCCCTTAGGCATTGCTCTAGTTGCAACTGACTGAAATTGTCGACCTGACTGAAAGGTTCACCAATTCCATCTCTTATGAGTTTATAGATtttctcaattaattgacagTTTTGTATGGATTGATGGGCAGTAATTATGGATGAAAGCAAATTGAGTTTCTACTATTGCCATTTGAATATGGTAATTGCTGCTGATAAATGAAGGTATCTCTAGCTGATGATGGATCTTAGGAAATCTTGCAGGGAGATCATCCTTTGGTGCTTTATTTATTCTCTGTCTTTAAGAACTATTACTGAGTGAAAATATAGTCAGATAACTTCCAGGTTCATGGTTGCGGAAGTATGACCCAATCCGAGTCTTTTGGCATGCTGAATATACTGGCAATGGACCTAGCAGAAAACATATCCTTGATGCTTTAAATTTCATCTATAATATGAAGTTAAATGCCATTTGTTTGTACTTCCAGCTGAATATTTAAGACGGTCCTGGCTATTACATGGTTCAGTAGCTAATATCTCAGTGGAAGCTTAGCAATTGATATGCTTGACTGTCCAGGATGATACAGCTTCAATGATACAAAGGAGGACCAGGCTTATCTTGACAAGGCCAAAGGAGCCAGCACTTGAGACAGCACACCGAGTTCGTGCAGTAAGGGTGAAAAGCTCTGCAGAGCTAGAGGAAGAAATGTTGGCAAAGATTCCTAAGTTCAAAGCTCGGCCTGTAAACAAGAAGGTTGGCTTTTTCATCATTTCTATTCATTCATTTGCTATTAGGGCTTCTGAATAATATTCTTACATTTTTCTTATTCACTTGACAGATTCTAGAAGCACCGTCACTCCCTGCATTGCCCAGAACTGTTCCACAACAACCTGAGTTTCAGGTCACTATTTTGCTTTATGCTCCATTGGCCAAAAACCAGCTGTCTTAGCGCACAAATACTTTCTCTTTGTTTTGCACAGGTATTCCATTTGAAGACAATGGAGAGGGCGAATCAATATGCTGAAACATCATCGACAGTCTCAATAGATGCTTCCACCCAGGTAGAACTATTGCTTTCATAGTCATGATTGTCTAGCTATTAGGTTTTCCAAATTATGGAAAAATAACATTTTTATGTGACAGAATCAGAGCAAACCCTCGAAACTTACTGAACCAAGGCCACCCCTTCTTGAAACATCGCTACGAGCACGACCTCCAAAGTATGCATTATTTTCCTTTTGACACtttgtttattatttaattttgattttctgttAATTGGAAACTTCAGTCATGTCATATCTCGTGCATATTCTTGAAACTTTACCCCTATCACAGAGTCAAAAGTTCAGAGGAATTGGAGCTGGAGGAACTTGAAAAGATTCCAAAGTTCAAGGCCCGGCCACTCAATAAAAAGGTCTTTAATTGTTGTTCTGGATTCATATTCATTCGTATTTATCAAAAAGTTGTTTATTGACTGTtatctgaaagaaaaattcgTGCAGATACTTGATAGCAGAGGAGCTACTGGCTTGTTTTCTTCCAATCCAAGGCCCCAAATAACAACTCCTCAAGAATTCCATTTTGCAACAAATGACAGGTTTGGTCCTTCAGCAACTATGGTGGAGCTCTTTGACAAGGTAGACATCAGTGTTTCCTAGTTATAATTGCTATGCATggaaggatttttcttttttttttttcaaattgattACAACTCTTTCTTTCAGCTCTCGCTGCACTCGGAATCTTCTCACCGTGACAATAGAGAAGTTGCTGGAATCACAATGCCAAATCCTTTTCATCTTAAAACAGAGGTGTGGGGGATTatgcattattatttttagCGTTTGCATTCTTGTTTTGAACTCAAATAATGACTGATCCTGCTGTTGTTTTGCATTTCTTTTAGGAGCGAGGATTTGAAAAAGAGAGGCAGTTTgctatgcagatttttcagaaaCAGTTGGAAGAGGAGAAAGCTAGGATTCCCAAGGCTAACCCATATCCGTACACTACAGATTATCCAGTGGTAAAGAACATTATGTCTGATGACTTGCAATCAGTTTTTTACAGAGTGtctattctttttttcatttatttatttttctttcttttatttttagataCCTTCAAAACCAGAGCCTAAGCAGTGTACAAAGCCTGAGGCTTTTCAATTGGAGAGCTTAGTAAGGCATGAAGAGGAGATGCAGAGGAAGCTGGAAGAGAAGGAACGGATGCAAAGAGAAGAGGCACAAAAGAGAATATTTAAAGCACAACGGATCATGAGAGAGTAAATATCAGTACATCTTCAATTTTAATACATGTCGGAAAGAAATACTGAAGTCTTTTTTGTAATGTTGGTGACAGTGATCCTATTCCACTACCAGAAATAGAGAGGAGGCCTCTTACTGAAGTCCAGGAGTTTGTATTCCATTCAGATCATAGGGCTGTGCAGAGATCAGAGTTTGATAAAAAGGTATGCAAGATTTACGGAACGGTTTAATATATCTTGTTTATGTAGTCCCCCACTCCTCTGAAGTTCTCTAGTCTTATAAACAATTAATGTATTTGCTTTCATCCATTTCTGCTTAGTTTCTAGTTTTGCAATGTCTCTCCTGTTTGTTGATTTTCTATTGATCCTAGGTATTGCCTTGCAAATCAATGATGCTCAAGGGTTTTTATAACATTCATTTCAATCATCATTGTATATGCTTATTCTAATCTCAATATTTTATCTTACCCTTGATGCAGataaaggagaaagaaatgatGTATAAGAGAATGAGAGAGGAGTATGAAACTGCAAAAATGGTAaggatttttgaaattattattCTTGATGTTTTTGGTTGGTGTGTTAGCTTTATGATGGTAATGTTTCTTGTCAAAAAATGGTCACAACTTGCACAGATTGAAGAAGAGAAGGCAGTGAAACAGTTGAGGAGGACAATGGTGCCCCATGCAAGGCAACTTCCGAAGTTTGACAATCCATTCCTTCCACAAAAGTGAGCAATCTTGTTTATGTAGTCATCTTAACTTACTCATGCGAAATTTActgtctcttttttttctggCTATGATGACCATGAAATGTAGTCATGttaatgttttccttttttggCAGGTCAACAAAGGAAACAACAAAGCCAAAGTCACCAGAATTGCGTGTGAACCAGAGAGGAGAAAGGTGGCATGCCTTTCATATGAGATGATTGCTTGTAATATTTGTTCAAGATTGCTTGAACCAGTCTAATTTGTTGTGCACACCGtgtaactagaatcttttctttgtaaaagaggaagaaagttaAGGGCAAATTCGGCATCatacttgtttttctttctttgtttttcaaaTAGCAGAAAAACAGGAAAATGGTAGGAGGAAATGCTGGATAAAAGtagtttttaaaattaaaaatgagaGTTAAGAACAGCTATTCAGATTGTGGATGATTGTTGGTCGGCAATGTTGTGAATGGTGAGATAATCTAACAGCGTAGTAACCATGCGAATTGGAGCCCAAATTTTGCAGCAGTTGCTTCGTTTTAGAATTTATGGAAGAACGTGGATTATGAATATGAATTATTTTAAATCTCAAAGATGTTAAGGAACTCATCATTAGTAAGGCAAGGATACAGGCAGGAGAATGAGGGAGCTAGGCAcaggatttatttatttattatttatatatttatttaacaCTTTGAAAGATCTAATTTTGGCTGAGATAAGAATCTAACTCAAAAAGTATGGAGACTTGTGGCATCAGGACTAAAACTGTGGTTACAAAAGAAGACGTAGTTAAAAAAAGTTCAGTAACATATAACCTCAAAGATGTTAAGGAACAAATCATTAGTAAGGCAAGGATACAGGCAGGAGAATGAGGGAGCTAGGCAcaggatttatttatttattatttatatatttatttaacaCTTTGAAAGATCTAATTTTGGCTGAGATAAGAATCTAACTCAAAAAGTATGGAGACTTGTGGCATCAGGACTAAAACTGTGGCTACAAAAGAAGACGTAGTTAAAAAAAGTTCAGTAACATATAACCTCTTACTATCAGTTGATGCGCGGTTCTTTGAGCTATATGCTTATTTTATTGATGGTGCCGCGTGTAAGAGCACGGACATGGAATAAAAATCATATGGCACAGAGCTCTCTTTCTTTGACGCATTTCTTTTTCTACCAATCGAGTCTGTTAATCTCctaactcaaaaaaaaattaaaaaaaaaaatacacgaGCTAAGAAAGACCATTTCCAAAAAAAGACCATCAACATTTTCCAAATAAGGCATTAAGCCTTTCATTTTATTCTCTTCCTCATCAAGCTGTCTTTTCTATCCACAAGAGCTTCCTTCTCCTCCTAAGTCCATTTCTCCCTTTTTCTAGAAACTATTGGATGATTATTTTACTATGTGTATATTACTTAATCGTACAGATTGTATTTACAAATACCATATTCAATAAACTCGGTATCATTTTCTAAATTGTGTATTAATTTATTTAGAGATGTGTATTGGGATGTTAGATAACTATATTGCTAGGTGTGTATCGATTAACATATACCATGTATTGGTAAATATCATATTTTGAAAACCATATATCGATTTATCTGAAGTGATATATTGAGTTGCTATTAGGTATGTATGAACGACGCTTACGGTATATTAGAAAGCCAATGAGTGTATATTATTTGACAAAAAAGAAGGATGAGATGGTCTTTTTTTCATGCATAGCTTCTATTGgcgcatgattttttttaaattttttaaaattataacatTGATGGACTttgatttttggattttttttaagatgggtataaaaaaaatatggtttttttttttttttgcctgatGTACTATGGTGCCCGGTctaatatgatttttgttcgTGTGTATTGGGTTAAGATGTTTGCAGAATTGAGTCAACCGACCTTGTCCTATTAGTGGGATTTATTTCTACCCGTACTTTAACGACGCCGTGCCGTCAGCCCGGCGTGTCGGTGACGCCGCAAGTCCTTCGCACACTGTAGACTCGATCAAACATTCAAAGCcgtcaataataataataattattatgataaagataaaaataaaatggcCAAGCAAGCAAGGTGTCGACATCACAAAGAGCGGCCACCGAGCGGCCACCGTCGCCTCAGAATACCACGACTGGATCTCCGTCAATCATCCACACGGAGCCTCTCTTCAACAATACAAAGCTCTTCTTCTTGCCTGCCTTCCTTGGGTGTATAATTTGTGCGAGAAAAAAATCTGTGtttaatttattctttattttggaTAGAAGTAGCAGCGGGAGGAATCACACAAATTATAATGACGGGAAGAGAGATCTTGCACAAGATGAAGGTACGTTGATTAATTATCATTACCCTTTCATTCGTTCTCTTACCGACACTTTTATCGACGATGATTAAATTGCTTATTTTCTGATCCAGATTTATATCTTTTTGAATTTGTATATCTCGTATTGGAATGATTGGGGAaatcttttttacttttttgagaaaaaaatgggGCTATCTTTGTTTTGGTAgattttaaataggttaagGTTTTGGGGTTGTTGCCTTTCTTAGATTATGAGAAGCATTTCGGACATTGAACAGTGTTAAGGAAAAGGTCTTCCGTTAAAGCAGTCCTTTCCAAAACTCTTCGCACCTTCAAACTTTGGGGTAATTTATGCTCAGCTAAAGATCTGGAAAGCCACAAAAATATCCTACATCTTTAGATCCTCTTTTCTAATTCCATGATCTCCGGTGTACTTTCCTAGTAACCACTCTCCACTTCTTCTATTTCTTTTCCCTGTAATCATTCTTTATTTTACCTAATAAATTGGGGAAAGCGATTTGCTTCCTTCCGTATCCCTCTCAAAAAAAGGTACCACCATGATGGGCAGGCTGACCCTTGTGAAATCGGTACTCAGCTCCATGCCGATCTACCTCATGTCCAGCATAGTTGTTCCAAAGCTGGTGATGTTGAGGATTGAGTAAATGCTCCGGAGCTTCTGGGGCTCATATGGCAGCAGACACAGGGTGCACCTGCTTGCTTAGGGTGCTGTTTGCCGGTCTACTCAAGAGAGGGGCTGGGTGTTCAATCTTTGCTCGGGAGGAGAGAGGCACTAGTCGCTAGACATGCTGCGAGGCTATTTCCTAAGCCACAGAGCCTATGGAGTCAGGTGATAACAGCCCGGTACGGCCCTGGGACTGCTGATGGCGTATTCTAGAGGGGTTGGAGGTGCTCCTTGATTTGGAGAGAGATATGCAGGCATGCTTCTATTATTTTGGCCAACATTAGATGGCTGATCGAAGATGGGCGCGGTGTGGATTTAGCAGAGGACCCCTAGA is a genomic window of Phoenix dactylifera cultivar Barhee BC4 chromosome 4, palm_55x_up_171113_PBpolish2nd_filt_p, whole genome shotgun sequence containing:
- the LOC103707173 gene encoding protein TPX2-like isoform X1, which encodes MATDPKGGAGGGVDVLQIDEAYEFCAPRFFDFINEETKEDIRRAERWFETSLSYAPSPFMPKIKEGRSIKMETLCDFGNVDRVQKESAPAEVSNQRDNPMILSDNTIRHEQELDVATGVKASQQQEIKDVKNSLEFNSEAKPSQNCSLPQQENSLPIGDDSSASSASAANLSKEEISSFEFPLPPSNQARVGASTPKAQKVPTKGIALTSVKKQVSIEACTPKVQTVSVSAPTSTKNLTAKKIASLIKQPSAAKLKTKSPSVQSSKCTKPKSVIKCPGGVATKNAMATVIAQENQAIKRQKLDDGRSRQILNVKTRVLPHKSRPGLTSGTDIFSYGSRVCHEDSSLRKEVTPFMSTAELVKKFQSTTRDLDFSRNRSLSHDDTASMIQRRTRLILTRPKEPALETAHRVRAVRVKSSAELEEEMLAKIPKFKARPVNKKILEAPSLPALPRTVPQQPEFQVFHLKTMERANQYAETSSTVSIDASTQNQSKPSKLTEPRPPLLETSLRARPPKVKSSEELELEELEKIPKFKARPLNKKILDSRGATGLFSSNPRPQITTPQEFHFATNDRFGPSATMVELFDKLSLHSESSHRDNREVAGITMPNPFHLKTEERGFEKERQFAMQIFQKQLEEEKARIPKANPYPYTTDYPVIPSKPEPKQCTKPEAFQLESLVRHEEEMQRKLEEKERMQREEAQKRIFKAQRIMRDDPIPLPEIERRPLTEVQEFVFHSDHRAVQRSEFDKKIKEKEMMYKRMREEYETAKMIEEEKAVKQLRRTMVPHARQLPKFDNPFLPQKSTKETTKPKSPELRVNQRGERWHAFHMR
- the LOC103707173 gene encoding protein TPX2-like isoform X2 — its product is MILSDNTIRHEQELDVATGVKASQQQEIKDVKNSLEFNSEAKPSQNCSLPQQENSLPIGDDSSASSASAANLSKEEISSFEFPLPPSNQARVGASTPKAQKVPTKGIALTSVKKQVSIEACTPKVQTVSVSAPTSTKNLTAKKIASLIKQPSAAKLKTKSPSVQSSKCTKPKSVIKCPGGVATKNAMATVIAQENQAIKRQKLDDGRSRQILNVKTRVLPHKSRPGLTSGTDIFSYGSRVCHEDSSLRKEVTPFMSTAELVKKFQSTTRDLDFSRNRSLSHDDTASMIQRRTRLILTRPKEPALETAHRVRAVRVKSSAELEEEMLAKIPKFKARPVNKKILEAPSLPALPRTVPQQPEFQVFHLKTMERANQYAETSSTVSIDASTQNQSKPSKLTEPRPPLLETSLRARPPKVKSSEELELEELEKIPKFKARPLNKKILDSRGATGLFSSNPRPQITTPQEFHFATNDRFGPSATMVELFDKLSLHSESSHRDNREVAGITMPNPFHLKTEERGFEKERQFAMQIFQKQLEEEKARIPKANPYPYTTDYPVIPSKPEPKQCTKPEAFQLESLVRHEEEMQRKLEEKERMQREEAQKRIFKAQRIMRDDPIPLPEIERRPLTEVQEFVFHSDHRAVQRSEFDKKIKEKEMMYKRMREEYETAKMIEEEKAVKQLRRTMVPHARQLPKFDNPFLPQKSTKETTKPKSPELRVNQRGERWHAFHMR